The Pseudomonas iranensis genome includes a window with the following:
- a CDS encoding GNAT family N-acetyltransferase has product MPLQRLQDLSEIAPASWDALVPDNQPFLRHAFLSALEDSGSVGPHSGWQPEHLLHIEDDRLIAALPSYRKWHSYGEYVFDHGWADACARAGIDYYPKLLTAVPFSPVSGPRLLAATVEDGFELLKSLPGYLQIEELSSAHINFTDPFTDAAMAEQPGWLQRIGCQYHWQNREYRDFQDFLDALSSRKRKQMRKEREQVAGQGFEFEWLEGRELDEAQWDFVYACYANTYAVRRQAPYLTREFFSLLAERMPEAIRVVLAKQGSRPVAMAFSLVGGDSFYGRYWGCLAEFDRLHFETCFYQGMDYAIAQGIQRFDAGAQGEHKLIRGFEPVITHSWHYLRHPGLKAAVRDFLKQERAGVLAYAEEARTALPYRQT; this is encoded by the coding sequence ATGCCGTTGCAACGCCTGCAAGACCTGTCAGAAATCGCCCCGGCAAGCTGGGATGCGCTGGTGCCGGACAACCAGCCGTTCCTGCGCCACGCATTCCTCAGTGCGCTGGAAGACAGCGGCAGTGTCGGCCCGCACTCGGGCTGGCAGCCCGAACATTTACTGCACATCGAAGATGATCGACTGATCGCCGCACTGCCCAGTTATCGCAAGTGGCATTCGTACGGCGAGTACGTCTTCGATCACGGCTGGGCCGACGCCTGCGCCCGCGCCGGCATCGATTACTACCCCAAACTCCTGACCGCCGTGCCGTTCAGTCCGGTCAGCGGCCCGCGCTTGCTGGCGGCAACAGTGGAGGACGGTTTCGAACTGCTGAAAAGCCTGCCGGGCTATTTGCAGATCGAAGAACTGTCCAGCGCGCATATCAACTTCACCGATCCGTTTACCGATGCGGCGATGGCCGAGCAACCGGGCTGGCTGCAGCGCATCGGCTGTCAATATCACTGGCAGAACCGTGAATACCGCGACTTTCAGGACTTCCTCGACGCCCTCAGCTCACGCAAGCGCAAGCAGATGCGCAAGGAGCGCGAGCAGGTGGCGGGGCAGGGCTTCGAGTTTGAATGGCTGGAGGGGCGTGAGCTGGACGAGGCACAGTGGGATTTTGTTTACGCCTGCTATGCCAACACCTACGCGGTGCGGCGTCAGGCGCCGTACCTGACGCGCGAGTTCTTCAGCCTGCTGGCCGAACGCATGCCCGAAGCGATTCGCGTGGTCCTGGCCAAACAGGGCTCACGGCCCGTGGCGATGGCGTTCAGTCTGGTTGGTGGCGACAGTTTCTACGGGCGGTATTGGGGTTGCCTGGCCGAGTTTGATCGGCTGCATTTCGAGACGTGTTTTTATCAGGGCATGGATTACGCGATTGCCCAAGGCATCCAGCGTTTCGATGCCGGGGCACAGGGCGAGCATAAGTTGATTCGCGGCTTTGAACCGGTGATCACCCATTCCTGGCACTACCTGCGCCATCCAGGTTTGAAAGCGGCGGTGAGGGATTTCCTCAAGCAGGAGCGCGCCGGGGTTCTGGCCTATGCCGAAGAGGCCCGGACAGCGTTGCCTTATCGCCAGACCTGA
- a CDS encoding ABC transporter ATP-binding protein has translation MLYRRFEQLIDIFRDAPTASPPDRVWPFYVYYLKQVWPSFAALLVIGLFASLIEVALFSYLSRIIDLAQGTPNPNFFSDHALELTWMLVVALVLRPIFFALHDLLVHQTLSPGMTSMIRWQNHSYVLKQSLNFFQNDFAGRIAQRIMQTGNSLRDSAVQAVDALWHVVIYAISSLVLFAEADWRLMIPLLTWIVAYIGALYYFVPRVKERSVEASDARSKLMGRIVDGYTNIATLKLFAHTNFEQHYAKEAIEEQTVKAQMAGRVVTSMDVAITTMNGLLIVGTTALALWLWTQSLITVGAIALATGLVIRIVNMSGWIMWVVTGIFENIGMVQDGLRTISQPVSVTDREQAKPLAVASGEVRFEHVDFHYGKKRGIIGDLNLTIKPGEKIGLIGPSGAGKSTLVNLLLRLYDVEGGRILIDGQNIAEVGQESLRARIGMITQDTSLLHRSIRDNLLYGKPDATDAELWEAVHKARADEFIPLLSDAEGRSGFDAHVGERGVKLSGGQRQRIAIARVLLKDAPILIMDEATSALDSEVEAAIQESLETLMQGKTVIAIAHRLSTIARMDRLVVLENGKIAESGTHAELLAHRGLYARLWAHQTGGFVGID, from the coding sequence ATGCTCTATCGCCGTTTCGAACAACTGATCGATATCTTCCGCGACGCCCCGACGGCGTCCCCGCCGGACCGCGTCTGGCCCTTCTACGTCTATTACCTGAAGCAGGTCTGGCCAAGTTTCGCTGCCCTGCTCGTCATCGGCCTGTTTGCCTCGTTGATCGAAGTAGCGTTGTTCAGCTACCTGAGCCGCATCATCGATCTGGCGCAAGGCACGCCCAACCCGAATTTCTTCAGCGACCACGCCCTCGAATTGACCTGGATGCTGGTGGTCGCTCTGGTGCTGCGACCGATCTTCTTTGCCCTGCACGACCTGCTGGTGCATCAGACCCTGAGCCCCGGCATGACCAGCATGATCCGCTGGCAGAACCACAGTTACGTGCTCAAGCAGAGCCTGAATTTCTTCCAGAACGACTTCGCCGGGCGCATCGCCCAGCGCATCATGCAGACCGGCAACTCGCTGCGCGATTCTGCCGTGCAAGCGGTCGACGCGCTGTGGCACGTGGTGATCTATGCGATCAGCTCGCTGGTGCTGTTCGCCGAGGCCGACTGGCGCCTGATGATCCCTTTGCTGACCTGGATCGTCGCTTACATCGGCGCGCTGTATTACTTCGTGCCACGGGTGAAGGAGCGCTCCGTGGAAGCCTCTGACGCGCGCTCGAAACTGATGGGGCGCATCGTCGATGGCTACACCAACATCGCCACGCTGAAACTGTTCGCCCACACCAACTTCGAACAGCACTACGCCAAGGAAGCCATCGAAGAACAGACCGTCAAAGCACAAATGGCCGGTCGCGTGGTGACCAGCATGGACGTGGCGATTACTACCATGAACGGCCTGCTGATCGTCGGCACCACGGCGCTGGCATTGTGGCTGTGGACGCAGTCGCTTATCACCGTCGGCGCGATTGCCCTGGCCACCGGCCTGGTGATTCGTATCGTCAACATGTCCGGCTGGATCATGTGGGTAGTCACCGGCATTTTCGAAAACATCGGCATGGTCCAGGACGGTCTGCGCACCATCTCGCAACCGGTCAGCGTCACCGACCGCGAGCAGGCCAAACCGCTGGCCGTGGCCTCGGGCGAAGTGCGTTTCGAGCACGTGGATTTTCACTACGGCAAGAAGAGAGGCATCATCGGCGACCTCAATCTGACGATAAAACCGGGGGAGAAAATCGGCTTGATCGGCCCATCCGGCGCCGGCAAATCAACCTTGGTCAACCTGTTGCTGCGCCTGTACGACGTCGAGGGCGGGCGCATCCTGATCGACGGGCAGAACATCGCCGAAGTCGGCCAGGAAAGCCTGCGCGCGCGGATCGGCATGATCACTCAGGACACCTCCCTGTTGCACCGCTCGATCCGCGACAACTTGCTCTACGGCAAACCCGACGCCACCGACGCCGAACTGTGGGAGGCGGTGCACAAGGCTCGCGCCGATGAGTTCATTCCACTGCTGTCCGACGCTGAAGGCCGCAGCGGTTTCGACGCGCATGTCGGCGAGCGCGGGGTGAAACTCTCGGGCGGTCAGCGCCAGCGCATCGCGATTGCGCGGGTGCTGCTCAAGGACGCGCCGATCCTGATCATGGACGAAGCCACCTCGGCACTGGATTCGGAAGTCGAAGCGGCGATTCAGGAAAGCCTCGAGACCTTGATGCAGGGCAAAACCGTGATCGCCATCGCCCACCGTCTCTCGACCATCGCGCGCATGGACCGTCTGGTGGTGCTGGAAAACGGCAAGATCGCCGAGAGCGGCACCCACGCCGAACTGCTCGCCCATCGTGGTTTGTATGCACGGTTGTGGGCGCACCAGACCGGAGGCTTTGTCGGCATCGACTGA
- a CDS encoding peptidylprolyl isomerase, with protein sequence MLKKLALAAGSVLFAANLMAATPAKAPHVLLDTTNGQIEIELDPVKAPISTKNFLEYVDSGFYNNTIFHRVIPGFMAQGGGFTQQMQQKETKAPIKNEASNGLHNVRGTLSMARTSNPDSATSQFFINVADNAFLDPGRDAGYAVFAKVVKGMDVVDIIVNSQTTTKQGMQNVPVDPVIIKSAKRID encoded by the coding sequence ATGCTGAAAAAACTCGCCCTCGCCGCCGGCTCCGTACTGTTTGCCGCCAACCTGATGGCTGCTACCCCGGCCAAGGCGCCCCACGTGCTGCTGGACACCACCAACGGCCAGATCGAAATCGAACTGGACCCGGTCAAGGCACCGATCAGCACGAAGAACTTCCTTGAATACGTCGACAGCGGTTTCTACAACAACACCATTTTCCACCGCGTGATCCCGGGCTTCATGGCTCAGGGCGGCGGCTTCACCCAGCAGATGCAACAGAAAGAAACCAAGGCGCCGATCAAGAACGAGGCCAGCAATGGCCTGCACAACGTTCGTGGCACCCTGTCGATGGCGCGTACTTCCAACCCTGATTCGGCGACCAGCCAGTTCTTCATCAACGTTGCCGACAACGCATTCCTCGACCCGGGTCGCGACGCCGGTTACGCGGTGTTTGCCAAAGTGGTCAAGGGGATGGATGTCGTGGACATCATCGTCAACTCGCAGACCACCACCAAACAAGGCATGCAGAACGTGCCTGTCGACCCTGTGATCATCAAGTCAGCCAAGCGCATCGACTGA
- a CDS encoding alpha/beta fold hydrolase → MAYFEHEGCNLHYEEYGHGAPLLLVHGLGSSTLDWEMQIPALAAHYRVIVPDIRGHGRSDKPRERYSIAGFSADLLVLIEHLRLGPVHYVGLSMGAMIGFQLAVDQPQALKSLTIVNSAPQVKLRSRDDYWQWFKRWSLMRLLSLETIGKALGSKLFPKPEQADLRRKMAERWAKNDKRAYLASFDAIVGWGVQERLSRVSCPTLVISADRDYTPVALKETYVKLLPDARLVVIDDSRHATPLDQPERFNHTLLDFLATADLHSQDH, encoded by the coding sequence ATGGCGTATTTCGAGCACGAAGGTTGCAACCTGCACTACGAGGAATATGGCCACGGTGCGCCGTTGCTGCTGGTTCACGGGCTCGGCTCGAGCACACTGGACTGGGAAATGCAGATCCCCGCGCTGGCCGCGCACTACCGGGTAATCGTCCCGGACATTCGCGGCCACGGGCGCTCGGACAAACCCCGCGAGCGCTACAGCATCGCCGGGTTCAGCGCCGACCTGCTGGTCTTGATCGAACACCTGCGCCTCGGCCCGGTGCACTACGTCGGGCTGTCGATGGGCGCAATGATCGGCTTTCAGCTGGCCGTCGATCAGCCGCAAGCACTCAAGAGCCTGACCATCGTCAACAGCGCGCCACAAGTCAAATTGCGCAGCCGCGATGATTATTGGCAGTGGTTCAAACGCTGGAGCCTGATGCGCCTGCTCAGCCTGGAAACCATCGGCAAAGCCCTCGGCAGCAAACTTTTCCCCAAGCCGGAACAGGCCGATCTGCGACGGAAAATGGCCGAACGCTGGGCAAAAAACGACAAACGTGCTTATCTCGCCAGCTTCGATGCGATCGTGGGCTGGGGCGTTCAGGAACGACTTTCCCGGGTGTCCTGTCCAACGCTCGTCATCAGCGCCGACCGTGATTACACGCCGGTGGCGTTAAAGGAAACCTATGTAAAACTGCTGCCGGATGCGCGGCTGGTGGTCATTGACGACTCGCGCCATGCCACCCCGCTCGATCAACCCGAACGCTTCAATCACACGCTGCTGGATTTTCTCGCCACAGCCGACCTTCACTCTCAGGATCACTGA
- a CDS encoding LysR family transcriptional regulator, translating to MKAPRVTLDQWRTLQAVVDHGGFAQAAEALHRSQSSVSYTVARMQDQLGVPLLRIDGRKAVLTEAGGVLLRRSRQLVKQASQLEDLAHHMEQGWEAEVRLVVDAAYPSARIVRALTAFMPQSRGCRVRLREEVLSGVEEVLLEGVADLAITGLSIPGYLGAELSDVEFVAVAHPDHPLHRLNRELSFQDLETQMQVVIRDSGRQQPRDVGWLGAEQRWTVGSLATAATFVSSGLGFAWLPRHMIDRELKDGSLKLLPLDRGGSRNSSFYLYSNKDKPLGPATQILIELLRTFDTLPLDAPFAAPEQA from the coding sequence ATGAAAGCGCCCCGCGTGACCCTTGATCAATGGCGAACGTTGCAGGCCGTGGTCGACCACGGCGGATTCGCCCAGGCCGCCGAGGCCCTGCACCGCTCGCAATCGTCGGTGAGCTACACCGTCGCCCGCATGCAGGATCAGCTTGGCGTGCCATTGCTGCGCATCGACGGGCGCAAAGCCGTGCTCACCGAGGCCGGCGGCGTATTGCTGCGCCGTTCGCGGCAATTGGTCAAACAGGCCAGCCAACTCGAAGACCTCGCCCATCACATGGAGCAAGGCTGGGAAGCGGAAGTGCGGCTGGTGGTCGATGCGGCCTACCCGAGCGCGCGGATCGTTCGCGCCCTGACCGCGTTCATGCCGCAGAGTCGCGGCTGCCGCGTGCGTCTGCGCGAGGAAGTGTTGTCGGGGGTCGAGGAAGTGCTGCTCGAAGGCGTGGCGGATCTGGCCATCACCGGCCTGAGCATTCCCGGTTACCTCGGTGCGGAATTGAGTGATGTCGAATTCGTTGCCGTCGCCCACCCTGACCACCCACTGCATCGGCTCAACCGCGAACTGAGCTTTCAGGATCTGGAAACCCAGATGCAAGTGGTGATCCGTGACTCCGGCCGCCAGCAGCCGCGCGATGTCGGCTGGCTCGGCGCCGAACAGCGCTGGACCGTCGGCAGCCTCGCCACCGCCGCGACCTTTGTCAGCAGCGGCCTGGGCTTTGCCTGGCTACCGCGGCACATGATCGACCGCGAACTCAAGGATGGTTCGCTCAAGCTGCTACCGTTGGATCGAGGCGGCAGCCGCAATTCGAGTTTCTATCTGTATTCGAACAAGGACAAACCCTTGGGCCCGGCCACGCAAATCCTCATCGAACTGCTGCGCACCTTCGACACCTTGCCGCTGGACGCACCGTTCGCCGCCCCCGAACAAGCCTGA
- a CDS encoding FMN-dependent NADH-azoreductase, with protein sequence MSRVLIIESSARQQDSVSRQLTQTFIAQWKAAHPADQITVRDLAANPVPHLDANLLGGWMKPAEQRNDSEQASLDRSNQLTDELLAADVLVLAAPMYNFAIPSTLKAWLDHVLRAGVTFKYTETGPQGLLNGKRAFVLTARGGVYAGGPADHQEPYLRQVMGFIGINDVTFIHAEGMNLGGDFQEKGLNQANAKLSQVA encoded by the coding sequence ATGTCCCGCGTTCTGATCATCGAAAGCAGTGCCCGCCAGCAAGACTCGGTTTCCCGTCAACTGACCCAGACCTTCATCGCTCAGTGGAAAGCCGCGCACCCTGCCGATCAGATCACCGTGCGTGACCTCGCCGCGAACCCGGTGCCGCATCTGGACGCCAACTTGCTGGGTGGCTGGATGAAGCCCGCCGAACAGCGCAACGACAGCGAACAGGCGTCCCTGGACCGCTCCAACCAATTGACTGATGAGCTGCTCGCCGCCGACGTGCTGGTGCTGGCGGCACCGATGTACAACTTTGCCATCCCGAGCACGCTCAAGGCCTGGCTTGACCATGTGCTGCGCGCCGGGGTGACCTTCAAGTACACCGAAACCGGTCCGCAAGGTCTGCTCAACGGCAAGCGCGCCTTTGTCCTGACTGCTCGCGGTGGTGTGTATGCCGGTGGCCCGGCGGATCATCAGGAACCGTACCTGCGTCAGGTGATGGGTTTCATCGGCATCAACGACGTGACCTTTATCCATGCTGAGGGCATGAACCTGGGCGGTGACTTCCAGGAGAAGGGCCTGAATCAGGCCAACGCCAAACTGTCTCAGGTCGCTTGA
- a CDS encoding carboxylate/amino acid/amine transporter has translation MGYLLFVTLIQAFSFSLIGEYLAGHVDSYFAVLVRVVLAGLVFIPLTRWRSVEPAFMRGMLLIGALQFGVTYVCLYLSFRVLTVPEVLLFTILTPLHVTLIEDALNRRFNPWALIAALVAVGGAAVIRFDSISPDFFMGFLLLQLANFTYAAGQVMYKHLVAKHPSDLPHYRRFGYFYLGALAVVLPAFLLFGKSNFLPEAPLQWAVLLFLGLVSTALGLYWWNKGACMVNGGTLAVMNNLHVPVGLLLNLLIWNQHEELGRLFLGGGVILAAVWISRLGIRKSAVAA, from the coding sequence ATGGGCTATCTACTTTTTGTGACGCTGATCCAGGCGTTTTCCTTCAGTCTGATCGGCGAATACCTGGCCGGGCATGTCGACAGTTACTTCGCGGTGCTGGTGCGTGTGGTGCTGGCCGGGCTGGTGTTTATTCCGCTGACGCGCTGGCGTTCGGTGGAGCCGGCGTTCATGCGTGGCATGTTGCTGATCGGCGCGTTGCAGTTCGGTGTGACTTACGTCTGCCTGTACCTGAGCTTCCGCGTGCTGACGGTGCCGGAGGTTTTGCTGTTCACCATTCTTACGCCGCTGCATGTGACGTTGATCGAAGACGCGCTGAACCGTCGCTTTAATCCGTGGGCATTGATTGCTGCGCTGGTGGCAGTAGGCGGTGCGGCGGTGATTCGCTTCGACAGCATCAGTCCCGACTTTTTCATGGGCTTTCTGCTGCTGCAACTGGCCAACTTCACCTACGCCGCCGGGCAAGTGATGTACAAGCATCTGGTGGCCAAGCATCCGAGCGATCTGCCGCATTACCGCCGCTTCGGTTATTTCTACCTCGGTGCATTGGCGGTTGTGCTGCCAGCGTTCCTGTTATTCGGCAAGTCGAACTTCCTGCCGGAAGCGCCGCTGCAATGGGCGGTGTTGCTGTTTCTCGGACTGGTGTCGACGGCGCTGGGTCTGTACTGGTGGAACAAGGGCGCGTGCATGGTCAACGGCGGTACCCTGGCGGTGATGAACAACCTGCATGTGCCGGTGGGGCTGCTGTTGAATCTGCTGATCTGGAATCAGCATGAGGAACTGGGGAGATTGTTCCTTGGCGGGGGTGTGATTCTGGCAGCGGTGTGGATCAGCCGGTTGGGTATCCGCAAATCCGCGGTCGCCGCATAA
- a CDS encoding mechanosensitive ion channel family protein, translating to MDIKQLWLKAQDLWGTLEEHPLLQSGLALLVLLVIALVLGRVARYLILHASRMLGRQPALHWINDFRHNKVFQRLAQMTPSLVIQFGLHLVPELSKTAMNFLGNVALAFTILFLLLAVSALLNALLDIYARTEHARTRSIKGYVQLAKMVLYVFGAIIIVATLIDRSPLLLLSGLGAMSAVILLVYKDTLLSFVASVQLTSNDMLRVGDWIEMPQVGADGDVVDITLHTVKVQNFDKTIVSIPTWRLMSESFKNWRGMQQSGGRRIKRSLFIDASGVRFIRDDEEEKLSQVHLLTDYMGRKKAELKAWNEAQGNVAAMSANRRRMTNIGTFRAYALAYLKSHPEIQPNMTCMVRQMQTTAQGIPLEIYCFTRTTVWADYERIQGDIFDYLLAVLPEFGLSLYQQPSGGDLRAGLLPAVLGSASIAEPEKHLM from the coding sequence ATGGATATCAAACAGCTCTGGCTCAAAGCCCAGGACCTCTGGGGCACGCTCGAAGAGCACCCACTTCTGCAATCGGGACTGGCGCTGCTGGTGCTGCTGGTCATTGCGCTGGTGCTCGGACGGGTGGCGCGTTACCTGATCCTGCACGCCAGCCGCATGCTCGGCCGCCAACCGGCGCTGCACTGGATCAATGATTTCCGGCACAACAAGGTGTTTCAGCGTCTGGCGCAGATGACGCCATCGCTGGTGATCCAGTTCGGCCTGCACCTGGTGCCGGAGCTGAGCAAAACCGCGATGAATTTTCTCGGCAACGTCGCGCTGGCCTTCACCATCCTGTTCCTGCTGCTGGCGGTCAGTGCCCTGCTCAACGCCTTGCTCGACATTTACGCCCGCACCGAGCACGCCCGCACCCGCTCGATCAAAGGCTACGTGCAGCTGGCGAAAATGGTTTTGTACGTGTTCGGCGCGATCATCATCGTCGCCACCCTGATCGACCGCTCGCCGCTGTTGCTGCTGTCGGGTCTGGGTGCGATGTCGGCGGTGATTCTGTTGGTCTACAAGGACACCCTGCTGTCGTTCGTCGCCAGCGTGCAACTGACCAGCAACGACATGTTGCGCGTCGGCGACTGGATCGAGATGCCGCAAGTCGGCGCCGATGGCGACGTGGTCGACATCACGCTGCACACGGTCAAGGTGCAGAACTTCGACAAGACGATCGTCTCGATCCCGACCTGGCGGCTGATGTCCGAGTCGTTCAAGAACTGGCGCGGCATGCAGCAGTCCGGCGGTCGGCGGATCAAACGCAGCCTGTTCATCGATGCCAGCGGCGTGCGCTTCATCCGCGACGACGAGGAAGAAAAGCTTTCCCAGGTGCACCTGCTGACCGACTACATGGGCCGCAAGAAAGCCGAGCTCAAGGCCTGGAATGAGGCCCAGGGCAATGTCGCGGCAATGTCGGCCAACCGCCGCCGCATGACCAACATCGGCACCTTTCGCGCGTACGCACTGGCGTATTTGAAGAGTCACCCGGAGATTCAGCCGAACATGACCTGCATGGTCCGGCAGATGCAGACCACCGCGCAGGGCATTCCGCTGGAAATCTACTGCTTCACCCGCACCACGGTGTGGGCCGATTACGAGCGGATTCAGGGCGATATTTTCGATTACCTGCTGGCGGTGCTGCCGGAGTTCGGGCTGAGCCTGTATCAGCAGCCGAGTGGCGGAGATTTGCGCGCCGGGTTGCTGCCGGCGGTGTTGGGCTCGGCGAGTATCGCGGAGCCGGAAAAACACCTGATGTAA
- a CDS encoding DEAD/DEAH box helicase, giving the protein MFSQFALHERLLKAVAELKFVEPTPVQAAAIPLALQGRDLRVTAQTGSGKTAAFVLPILNRLIGPAKIRVSIKTLILLPTRELAQQTLKEVERFSQFTFIKSGLITGGEDFKVQAAMLRKVPDILIGTPGRMIEQLNAGNLDLKEVEVLVLDEADRMLDMGFAEDVQRLVDECPNRQQTMLFSATTGGSGLREMIAKVLNNPEHLQLNAVSQLNSTTRQQIITADHNQHKEQIVNWLLANETYQKAIVFTNTRAMADRIYGRLVAQEYKAFVLHGEKDQKDRKLAIDRLKQGGVKILVATDVAARGLDVDGLDLVINFDMPRSGDEYVHRIGRTGRAGNDGLAISLICHGDWNLMSSIERYLKQSFERRTIKEVKGTYGGPKKVKASGKAVGVKKKKTDAKGDKKKTAAKTPTKRKSVNRPKPDSLVSSDGMAPLKRRKPAEPAAE; this is encoded by the coding sequence GTGTTTTCCCAATTCGCCCTGCACGAACGCCTGCTCAAAGCCGTGGCCGAGCTGAAATTTGTCGAGCCAACGCCAGTGCAAGCCGCGGCCATCCCGCTGGCGCTCCAGGGGCGTGATCTGCGGGTGACGGCGCAAACCGGTAGCGGCAAAACCGCCGCTTTCGTCCTGCCGATCCTCAATCGCCTGATCGGCCCGGCGAAGATCCGCGTCAGCATCAAGACGCTGATCCTGCTGCCGACCCGTGAACTGGCCCAGCAGACCTTGAAGGAAGTCGAACGCTTCTCGCAGTTCACCTTCATCAAGTCCGGCCTGATCACTGGCGGCGAAGACTTCAAGGTGCAGGCGGCCATGCTGCGCAAAGTGCCGGACATCCTCATCGGCACCCCGGGGCGGATGATCGAGCAGCTCAATGCCGGCAACCTCGACCTGAAAGAAGTCGAAGTGCTGGTCCTCGACGAAGCCGACCGCATGCTCGACATGGGTTTCGCCGAAGACGTGCAGCGTCTGGTCGATGAATGCCCGAACCGTCAGCAGACCATGCTGTTCTCCGCCACCACCGGCGGTTCCGGCCTGCGCGAGATGATCGCCAAGGTCCTGAACAACCCGGAGCACCTGCAGCTCAACGCCGTCAGCCAGCTCAACTCGACGACTCGTCAGCAAATCATCACCGCCGACCACAATCAGCACAAAGAGCAGATTGTGAACTGGCTGCTGGCCAACGAGACCTACCAGAAGGCCATTGTCTTCACCAACACCCGCGCCATGGCCGACCGTATCTACGGCCGCCTCGTGGCTCAGGAATACAAAGCGTTCGTGCTGCACGGCGAGAAAGACCAGAAGGATCGCAAACTGGCGATCGATCGTCTGAAGCAGGGCGGTGTGAAGATCCTCGTCGCGACCGACGTTGCGGCCCGTGGTCTGGACGTCGACGGTCTGGATCTGGTGATCAACTTCGACATGCCACGCAGCGGCGACGAATACGTGCACCGCATCGGTCGTACCGGCCGCGCCGGCAACGACGGTCTGGCGATCTCGCTGATCTGCCACGGCGACTGGAACCTGATGTCGAGCATCGAGCGCTACCTGAAGCAGAGCTTCGAGCGCCGCACGATCAAGGAAGTCAAAGGCACCTACGGCGGACCAAAAAAGGTCAAGGCTTCGGGCAAAGCCGTCGGCGTGAAGAAGAAAAAGACCGACGCCAAGGGCGACAAAAAGAAAACCGCCGCCAAGACGCCGACCAAGCGCAAGAGCGTGAACCGGCCGAAGCCGGATTCCCTGGTCAGCAGCGACGGCATGGCCCCGCTCAAGCGCCGCAAGCCAGCCGAGCCTGCGGCTGAGTAA
- a CDS encoding DUF899 domain-containing protein, translating into MNVTNHPVVSREEWLAARQQHLAREKAFTRDRDRLSAERRALPWLKVDKDYHFQGPNGELRLNDLFGQNSQLIIYHFMFAKGWEQGCQGCSFLSDHIDGANQHLAHHDVAVVAVSHAPFDEFQAFKQRMGWKFDWVSSEGCDFNYDFGVCARAEDVAEGKATYNYEKTDSAEEEMPGLSVFYRNDEGEIFHTYSTYARGLDMLVGAYHYLDLTPKGRNEDEIMEWVRHHDRYDGAPKSGCCHAD; encoded by the coding sequence ATGAACGTTACAAACCATCCGGTGGTATCACGCGAAGAATGGCTCGCCGCCCGTCAGCAGCATCTGGCCCGCGAAAAAGCCTTCACCCGAGACCGCGATCGCCTCAGCGCCGAGCGCCGCGCCCTGCCGTGGTTGAAAGTCGACAAGGACTATCATTTTCAAGGCCCGAACGGCGAGCTGAGGCTCAATGATCTGTTCGGCCAAAACAGCCAGTTGATCATCTACCACTTCATGTTCGCCAAAGGTTGGGAGCAAGGCTGTCAGGGCTGCTCGTTCCTCAGCGACCACATTGACGGCGCCAACCAGCACCTGGCCCATCACGACGTTGCAGTTGTCGCAGTTTCCCACGCGCCGTTCGACGAGTTTCAGGCATTCAAACAACGCATGGGCTGGAAGTTCGACTGGGTCTCGTCAGAAGGTTGCGATTTCAATTACGACTTCGGCGTCTGCGCCCGGGCTGAAGACGTCGCCGAGGGCAAGGCTACCTACAACTACGAAAAGACCGACAGCGCCGAGGAAGAAATGCCGGGGCTGAGCGTGTTTTATCGCAATGACGAAGGCGAGATTTTTCACACCTATTCCACATACGCGCGCGGTCTGGACATGCTGGTTGGTGCTTACCACTATCTGGATCTGACGCCCAAGGGCAGGAATGAAGACGAGATCATGGAATGGGTTCGGCATCATGATCGGTATGACGGTGCGCCGAAGTCGGGTTGCTGCCATGCCGATTGA
- a CDS encoding transcriptional regulator yields MTTYNWDLIERLLHEVQNSAGQSFAPRAYAEDHAAEKASAGEPIDNLDHLKTLACDYEKLLLERGFIEPRPDHEGSTGNNFILTPRGSSLLSLIDSSIPGNDHPRQVLDEQEDALDEVTFDEVASKAQIA; encoded by the coding sequence ATGACGACTTATAACTGGGATTTGATTGAACGTTTGCTGCATGAAGTGCAGAACAGCGCTGGCCAAAGCTTCGCTCCCCGCGCTTATGCCGAAGACCATGCGGCCGAGAAAGCCAGCGCCGGCGAGCCGATCGACAATCTCGATCACTTGAAAACCCTGGCCTGTGATTATGAAAAGCTCTTGCTGGAGCGCGGATTCATCGAGCCGCGGCCGGATCACGAGGGCAGTACTGGCAACAACTTCATTCTGACCCCGCGCGGCTCCAGCCTGTTGAGCCTGATCGACAGCAGCATCCCCGGCAACGACCACCCGCGTCAGGTGCTGGATGAGCAGGAGGATGCGCTGGATGAGGTGACGTTTGATGAAGTCGCCTCAAAGGCTCAAATCGCCTGA